In a single window of the Desulfovibrio psychrotolerans genome:
- a CDS encoding DUF1848 domain-containing protein, with the protein MEHSTINVDGDDHKALLPVILSASRSTDIPAFYSEWFVKRLHDGFIRWKNPFNQKMHYVDLSSVAGVVFWSKNPKPIFPYLKILDDRKIDYYFQYTVNDYEVDGFEPGVPRLKDRIDTFKRLSDKLGKDRVIWRFDPICLSDTISVHTIIEKIVKVGDEIADYTEQLVISFVDIQAYSKVKRNICIKGSCAMREPSLEEQDVIAQGVSEYVETKGLNAYTCGEARSFSKFGIARNKCIDGELFAKICSPENYRLQKHLGIKTDQFSLLDAKCGELSVCKDKGQRSDCGCIESKDIGMYNTCPHMCMYCYANNSKNVVLKNYNSHSADAAGIVKG; encoded by the coding sequence ATGGAACATTCGACTATTAATGTCGATGGCGACGATCATAAGGCGTTGCTGCCAGTCATTTTATCAGCAAGTCGATCTACAGACATTCCTGCGTTTTATTCAGAATGGTTTGTAAAGCGTTTGCATGATGGCTTTATTCGATGGAAAAATCCTTTTAATCAGAAAATGCATTACGTGGATTTAAGTTCCGTAGCTGGAGTTGTTTTTTGGTCTAAAAATCCAAAGCCGATTTTTCCTTATCTTAAAATATTAGATGATCGAAAAATAGATTACTATTTTCAGTATACAGTCAACGATTACGAAGTTGATGGATTTGAACCAGGTGTCCCTCGCCTTAAAGACAGGATAGATACTTTTAAGAGGCTGTCTGATAAATTGGGAAAAGATCGTGTTATTTGGAGATTTGATCCGATTTGCTTATCTGACACAATAAGTGTTCATACGATTATCGAAAAAATTGTTAAAGTTGGAGATGAGATTGCGGATTATACAGAGCAACTTGTGATTAGTTTTGTTGATATACAGGCATATTCAAAAGTAAAAAGAAACATTTGTATTAAAGGTTCATGTGCCATGCGGGAGCCTTCTTTAGAAGAACAAGATGTGATTGCGCAAGGAGTCTCTGAGTATGTTGAAACTAAAGGGCTCAATGCGTATACATGCGGAGAGGCTCGGTCTTTTTCTAAGTTTGGAATCGCTCGCAACAAATGTATCGACGGAGAGCTTTTTGCAAAAATTTGCAGTCCAGAGAACTATAGATTGCAAAAGCATCTTGGAATAAAAACTGATCAATTTTCTCTATTGGATGCTAAATGTGGCGAGCTTTCTGTTTGCAAAGATAAAGGGCAAAGAAGTGATTGTGGGTGTATCGAGAGCAAGGATATTGGCATGTATAATACTTGCCCGCATATGTGTATGTACTGTTACGCGAATAACTCAAAAAATGTTGTTTTAAAGAACTACAATTCTCATAGTGCAGATGCTGCTGGTATTGTAAAGGGTTGA
- the hisF gene encoding imidazole glycerol phosphate synthase subunit HisF, protein MLSKRIIPCLDVRNGVLTKGVKFQGNVDIGDPVLTARKYYEEGADEIVFYDITASHEGRGIFLDVVEKVASTIFIPFSVGGGINSVDDMRDALNAGAEKISINSGAVKNPDIISEGAVRFGSQAIVLGMDVKQVDKTGDIPSGYEIVIHGGRKHMGMDAIEWAKTAEALGAGEICVNSIDADGTKDGYELTLTRMISEAVSIPVIASGGAGNPRHMYEALTEGKATAALIASIVHYGEYTIPDLKRQIHAMGAKMRMVW, encoded by the coding sequence ATGCTGAGTAAACGCATCATCCCCTGCCTTGACGTGCGCAACGGTGTGCTGACCAAGGGTGTTAAATTTCAGGGAAATGTGGACATAGGCGACCCTGTTCTCACTGCCAGGAAGTACTACGAGGAAGGCGCGGACGAGATCGTGTTTTACGATATCACGGCCTCCCACGAAGGGCGCGGCATCTTTCTGGATGTTGTGGAAAAGGTGGCTTCCACCATCTTCATCCCCTTCTCCGTAGGCGGCGGCATCAACTCCGTGGACGACATGCGCGATGCGCTGAACGCAGGTGCGGAAAAGATTTCCATAAACTCCGGCGCGGTGAAGAACCCGGATATCATCAGCGAAGGTGCTGTGCGGTTTGGTTCGCAGGCCATTGTGCTGGGCATGGACGTAAAGCAGGTGGACAAGACCGGCGATATTCCCTCCGGGTATGAGATTGTCATCCACGGCGGACGCAAGCACATGGGCATGGACGCCATAGAATGGGCCAAGACCGCGGAGGCGCTGGGTGCAGGGGAAATCTGCGTCAATTCCATTGATGCGGACGGCACCAAGGACGGCTATGAACTGACCCTTACCCGCATGATATCGGAAGCGGTTTCCATTCCGGTCATTGCTTCCGGCGGCGCGGGCAACCCCCGCCACATGTACGAGGCGCTTACCGAGGGCAAGGCTACGGCGGCGCTCATTGCCTCCATAGTGCATTACGGCGAATACACCATCCCGGACCTTAAGCGGCAGATTCACGCCATGGGCGCAAAAATGCGCATGGTGTGGTAA
- the hisH gene encoding imidazole glycerol phosphate synthase subunit HisH has protein sequence MLAILKYKAGNQTSVRRALDHLGIPCAITADPDEIMAAQGIIFPGVGAAGQAMDELVATGLDTVLKNAVEAGKPLLGICVGCQIMLDYSQENDTKALGIIPGQCNLFNPAWEEEDGTPIRVPHMGWNRLTLRKTCELMRGIESDAEFYFVHSYYPAPDPEYVIATTHYGHEFCAIHGGPGLWAVQFHPEKSGRPGLKFLQNFHVYCREAAHAE, from the coding sequence ATGCTCGCAATCCTGAAGTACAAGGCGGGAAACCAGACCAGCGTCCGCCGCGCTCTGGACCACCTTGGTATTCCCTGCGCCATAACGGCCGATCCGGACGAGATAATGGCCGCACAGGGCATCATCTTTCCCGGTGTGGGAGCGGCGGGTCAGGCCATGGACGAACTGGTGGCCACCGGGCTGGACACGGTGCTCAAGAATGCCGTGGAAGCGGGTAAACCCCTGCTGGGCATCTGTGTGGGCTGCCAGATCATGCTGGACTACAGCCAGGAGAATGACACCAAGGCGCTGGGCATAATCCCCGGCCAGTGCAATCTCTTCAACCCCGCGTGGGAAGAGGAAGACGGCACTCCCATCCGCGTGCCCCACATGGGCTGGAACAGGCTTACCCTGCGTAAGACCTGCGAACTGATGCGCGGCATAGAATCCGATGCGGAATTTTATTTCGTGCACAGCTACTACCCCGCCCCGGACCCGGAATACGTCATTGCCACCACCCATTACGGGCACGAGTTCTGCGCCATACACGGCGGTCCCGGCCTGTGGGCGGTGCAGTTCCATCCGGAAAAAAGCGGCAGGCCGGGTCTGAAGTTCCTGCAAAATTTCCACGTCTACTGCCGGGAGGCCGCCCATGCTGAGTAA
- the carB gene encoding carbamoyl-phosphate synthase large subunit: protein MPKRTDLKRIMVIGSGPIVIGQACEFDYSGTQAVKALKEEGYEVVLVNSNPATIMTDPDLADRTYIEPIEPETVAAIIRKERPCALLPTLGGQTGLNTALAVAKMGVLEECGVELIGATEAVIEKAESRELFRAAMENIGLKVPLSHIARSMDDVRRIGEEMPFPIIIRPAFTLGGKGGGIAYNMEDLEHIASQGLAASIQSEVLLEQSVLGWKEFEMEVMRDKADNCVIICSIENFDPMGVHTGDSITVAPSQTLTDLEYQKMRDASIAIMREIGVETGGSNVQFGVNPENGELVVIEMNPRVSRSSALASKATGFPIAKIAAKLAVGYTLDEIPNDITRETMASFEPTIDYVVTKIPRFTFEKFPGAKDELNTAMKSVGEAMSIGRTFKESLQKGLRSLEIGAAGLARRLRSRLPEREEVISKLRTPNSLRMFYIRDAMLMGMSIEEIFDLTKIDPWFLHQIRDIIDVEDELRDFGRANSLIPDNPELMNLMRRAKEYGFSDRQLADMWKQPEVAIRQLRKDMGIMPTYYLVDTCASEFEAYTPYYYSTYETGKEIVAEDRKKVIILGGGPNRIGQGIEFDYCCCHASFALRDMGVQSIMVNSNPETVSTDYDTSDRLYFEPLTYEDVMNIVELEKPDGVIVQFGGQTPLNLAVPLLRSGVPILGTHPDSIDRAEDRERFQALIQKLGLNQPANATVMTLDEARRAAESITYPLVVRPSYVLGGRAMEVVYDEEQLATYFRDVVGTTAPEHPILLDKFLENAIEVDVDALADGTDVYVAGIMEHIEEAGIHSGDSACALPPYSLPQPIIDEIDRQTVALAKELRVVGLMNIQFAVKDGTVFILEVNPRASRTAPFVSKATGVPLPRLATQVMMGKTIKELNPASMRRSGYISVKESVFPFSRFPGVDILLGPEMRSTGEVMGIADTFEEAFMKGQLACGQRLPQSGKVFISVNDRDKTNILDVARKFHELGFEILATTGTAQLFGENGIPATRVAKVYEGRPNIVDFIKNGEVALLLNTASGKRTVEDSKSIRQATLLYNVPYSTTVSGARAIAMAIAEQRRCGLNVKSLQEYYAGDKTVRACKEEA from the coding sequence ATGCCAAAAAGGACTGACTTAAAGCGCATCATGGTCATAGGCTCCGGACCCATTGTCATCGGGCAGGCCTGCGAATTCGACTACTCCGGCACGCAGGCGGTGAAGGCGCTCAAGGAGGAAGGCTACGAGGTGGTGCTGGTGAACTCCAACCCCGCCACCATCATGACCGACCCGGACCTTGCAGACCGCACCTACATTGAACCCATTGAGCCGGAAACCGTGGCCGCCATCATCCGCAAGGAACGCCCCTGCGCCCTGCTGCCCACCCTTGGCGGGCAGACCGGGCTGAACACCGCCCTTGCCGTAGCCAAGATGGGCGTGCTGGAAGAATGCGGCGTGGAACTCATAGGGGCCACGGAAGCGGTGATAGAAAAGGCGGAAAGCCGCGAGCTGTTCCGTGCGGCCATGGAGAACATCGGCCTTAAGGTGCCGCTTTCCCACATTGCCCGCTCCATGGACGATGTACGCCGCATTGGCGAAGAAATGCCCTTCCCCATCATCATCCGCCCCGCGTTCACGCTTGGCGGCAAGGGCGGCGGCATTGCCTACAACATGGAAGATCTGGAGCACATCGCCTCGCAGGGGCTTGCGGCGTCCATCCAGTCAGAGGTGCTGCTGGAGCAGTCGGTGCTGGGCTGGAAGGAATTTGAGATGGAGGTCATGCGCGACAAGGCCGACAACTGCGTCATCATCTGTTCCATCGAGAACTTTGACCCCATGGGCGTGCACACGGGCGACTCCATCACCGTTGCCCCCTCGCAGACCCTGACCGACCTTGAATACCAGAAGATGCGCGATGCCTCCATCGCCATCATGCGCGAGATAGGCGTGGAAACGGGCGGTTCCAACGTGCAGTTCGGCGTGAACCCGGAAAACGGCGAACTGGTGGTCATAGAGATGAACCCCCGCGTGAGCCGTTCTTCCGCACTGGCGTCCAAGGCAACGGGCTTTCCCATCGCCAAAATCGCGGCCAAACTTGCCGTGGGCTACACGCTGGACGAGATTCCCAACGACATCACCCGCGAGACCATGGCCTCCTTTGAACCGACCATAGACTACGTGGTGACCAAGATTCCGCGCTTCACCTTTGAAAAATTTCCCGGTGCAAAAGACGAACTGAACACCGCCATGAAGAGTGTGGGCGAGGCCATGTCCATAGGCCGCACCTTCAAGGAATCGCTGCAAAAGGGGCTGCGTTCTCTGGAAATAGGCGCGGCAGGGCTGGCACGCCGCCTCCGCAGCCGCCTGCCGGAGCGTGAAGAGGTTATCTCCAAGCTGCGCACGCCCAACTCCCTGCGCATGTTCTACATCCGCGACGCCATGCTCATGGGCATGAGCATTGAAGAGATATTCGACCTGACCAAGATAGACCCGTGGTTCCTGCACCAGATACGTGACATCATTGACGTGGAGGACGAACTGCGCGACTTCGGCCGGGCCAATTCGCTCATTCCCGACAATCCCGAGCTTATGAACCTGATGCGCCGTGCCAAGGAATACGGCTTCTCTGACCGCCAGCTGGCGGACATGTGGAAGCAGCCGGAAGTGGCCATACGCCAGCTGCGCAAAGACATGGGCATTATGCCCACCTATTATCTGGTGGATACCTGCGCATCCGAGTTCGAAGCCTACACCCCCTATTACTACTCCACCTACGAGACGGGTAAAGAAATCGTGGCCGAAGACCGTAAAAAGGTCATCATCCTCGGCGGCGGTCCCAACCGTATCGGGCAGGGCATAGAATTCGACTACTGCTGCTGCCACGCCTCCTTCGCCCTGCGCGACATGGGCGTGCAGTCCATCATGGTCAACTCCAACCCGGAAACCGTTTCCACGGACTACGACACCTCGGACAGGCTGTACTTCGAGCCGCTGACCTACGAGGACGTGATGAACATCGTGGAACTGGAGAAGCCGGACGGCGTGATCGTGCAGTTTGGCGGGCAGACCCCGCTGAACCTTGCCGTGCCGCTGCTGCGTTCCGGGGTGCCCATTCTGGGCACGCATCCAGACTCCATTGACCGCGCGGAAGACCGTGAGCGGTTTCAGGCGCTTATACAAAAGCTGGGACTCAACCAACCCGCCAACGCCACGGTCATGACGCTGGATGAGGCGCGCCGTGCGGCGGAAAGCATAACCTATCCGCTGGTGGTGCGACCCTCCTACGTGCTGGGCGGACGTGCCATGGAAGTGGTGTACGACGAGGAGCAGCTTGCCACCTACTTCCGCGACGTGGTGGGCACCACCGCTCCTGAGCACCCCATCCTGCTGGACAAGTTCCTTGAGAACGCCATAGAGGTGGACGTGGACGCCCTTGCCGACGGCACGGACGTGTACGTTGCGGGCATTATGGAACACATAGAGGAAGCGGGCATCCATTCCGGCGACTCCGCCTGCGCACTGCCGCCCTATTCGCTGCCGCAGCCCATCATTGACGAGATTGACCGCCAGACCGTGGCCCTTGCCAAAGAGCTGCGCGTGGTGGGGCTTATGAACATCCAGTTCGCCGTTAAGGACGGCACCGTGTTCATACTGGAAGTAAACCCCCGCGCCTCGCGTACCGCACCGTTCGTCTCCAAGGCAACGGGCGTGCCGCTGCCGCGTCTTGCCACGCAGGTGATGATGGGCAAAACTATCAAGGAGCTTAACCCCGCCTCCATGCGCCGCTCCGGCTACATCTCGGTGAAGGAATCTGTGTTCCCGTTCAGCCGCTTCCCCGGCGTGGACATTCTGCTGGGACCGGAAATGCGCTCCACAGGCGAGGTGATGGGCATTGCGGACACCTTCGAAGAAGCCTTCATGAAGGGGCAGCTTGCCTGCGGGCAGCGCCTGCCGCAGTCCGGCAAGGTGTTCATCTCCGTCAATGACCGCGACAAGACCAACATCCTTGATGTGGCGCGCAAGTTCCACGAACTGGGATTTGAAATTCTGGCCACCACCGGCACGGCGCAGCTGTTCGGCGAGAACGGCATCCCCGCCACCCGCGTGGCCAAGGTGTATGAAGGACGTCCCAACATTGTGGACTTTATCAAGAACGGAGAAGTGGCCCTGCTGCTGAACACCGCCTCCGGCAAACGCACGGTGGAGGACTCCAAGTCCATCCGTCAGGCAACGCTGCTCTACAACGTGCCTTACTCCACCACAGTTTCCGGGGCGCGGGCCATAGCCATGGCCATAGCCGAACAACGCCGCTGCGGCCTGAATGTGAAGAGCCTTCAGGAATACTACGCAGGCGACAAGACAGTGCGCGCCTGCAAGGAAGAAGCATGA
- a CDS encoding prepilin peptidase produces MLLPILAGVIGLLTGCMYAAVVNRFLAGTREDAHAGALTGSRYRPHSGCRACRARRHGRYALPVLGYLLARGRCPACGTSLPSANLLLPVASCLWAVAAAVQVLPVAAPGSGIGSGVATALGPLPGFSAEMGTALAQWLGLMAVGAILLMASAIDMECYLLPDVLTLPGAVFAFIVSVLPMGMAPEQALLGSVTGAGLLWLMQRAYRLLGTEGVGTGDVKLMLMLGALSGLAGLPVLFTVAAVSALLFHACASLARLLHLAAAARPVRRMIPFGPFLSLGGMVQVLWGERLAAWLS; encoded by the coding sequence ATGTTGCTCCCCATTCTCGCAGGTGTAATCGGCCTTCTTACGGGCTGCATGTATGCCGCCGTGGTGAACCGCTTTCTTGCCGGTACACGCGAAGACGCGCATGCGGGTGCTCTCACGGGCAGCCGCTACAGGCCGCATTCCGGGTGCAGGGCCTGCCGTGCGCGCCGTCACGGGCGCTATGCTCTGCCGGTGCTGGGATACCTGCTTGCACGGGGCCGCTGCCCTGCCTGCGGCACATCGCTGCCATCGGCCAACCTGCTGCTGCCCGTGGCCTCCTGCCTGTGGGCGGTGGCCGCTGCCGTACAGGTTCTGCCTGTTGCTGCACCCGGCTCAGGGATCGGGTCAGGAGTCGCCACGGCACTCGGCCCGCTTCCGGGTTTCTCTGCGGAAATGGGCACAGCCTTGGCGCAGTGGCTGGGCCTTATGGCCGTGGGGGCCATTCTGCTCATGGCTTCCGCCATTGATATGGAATGCTACCTGCTGCCCGATGTGCTCACCCTGCCCGGAGCCGTTTTCGCGTTTATTGTCTCCGTGCTGCCCATGGGTATGGCCCCGGAACAGGCACTGCTGGGCAGCGTGACAGGAGCGGGCTTGCTGTGGCTGATGCAGCGTGCCTATCGGCTGCTGGGAACGGAAGGCGTGGGCACAGGTGATGTAAAGCTCATGCTCATGCTGGGCGCGCTGAGCGGGCTGGCCGGTCTGCCCGTGCTGTTCACCGTGGCTGCGGTAAGCGCCCTGCTTTTCCACGCCTGTGCCAGCCTTGCCCGCCTGTTGCATCTTGCCGCCGCCGCACGCCCCGTGCGCCGCATGATCCCCTTCGGCCCTTTTCTCTCCCTTGGCGGCATGGTGCAGGTGCTGTGGGGCGAGCGGCTTGCGGCATGGCTTTCCTGA
- the purF gene encoding amidophosphoribosyltransferase: protein MKREYCGVFGIYNHPEAARLTYFGLYAQQHRGQESAGIVTWDGKIIREERGMGLVPEVFNERHLGKELKGSIAMGHVRYSTTGASLIRNAQPFLARYKNLHIAIAHNGNLVNTMELRGRLEEEGSIFQTTIDSEVFVHLIVKYMNGNTVEDAVLRACKDVKGAYSLLLLINDKLIALRDPHGIRPLQMGRVGSSHVFASETCAFDLLEAELIRSVEPGEMVVVEGTSVTSYKMDIPPQPTKHCIFELIYFARPDSTVFGETVYTCRKEMGRQMALESHVDADYVMPFPDSGIYSAVGYAQQSGLPYEHAMIRNHYVGRTFIQPSQDMRDFSTRVKINPVKEMIKGKRIVIVDDSIVRGTTIRSRVKKLRELGAREIHFRVSCPPIRFPCFYGIDFSSKGELIAANHTIEEIERFIGLDSLHYISIEGLLKAVKKPDHYCLACFTGEYPIPCEGGGKMCTECGC from the coding sequence ATGAAACGCGAATATTGCGGTGTCTTCGGCATATACAATCATCCCGAAGCGGCCCGCCTGACCTATTTCGGCCTGTATGCCCAGCAGCACCGCGGGCAGGAAAGTGCCGGCATAGTGACATGGGACGGCAAGATCATCCGCGAGGAACGCGGCATGGGCCTTGTGCCCGAGGTGTTCAATGAACGCCATCTGGGCAAGGAGCTGAAAGGTTCCATCGCCATGGGGCATGTGCGCTATTCCACCACGGGGGCATCGCTCATACGCAATGCCCAGCCGTTTCTGGCGCGCTACAAGAACCTGCACATTGCCATAGCGCACAACGGCAATCTGGTGAACACCATGGAGCTGCGCGGCAGGCTGGAGGAAGAAGGTTCCATCTTCCAGACCACCATAGACAGCGAGGTGTTTGTACACCTTATCGTCAAGTACATGAACGGCAACACCGTGGAAGACGCCGTGCTGCGGGCATGCAAAGACGTGAAGGGCGCCTATTCGCTGCTGCTGCTCATAAACGACAAGCTCATCGCCCTGCGCGACCCGCACGGCATACGCCCGTTGCAGATGGGGCGCGTGGGCAGCTCGCACGTGTTCGCCTCCGAGACCTGCGCCTTTGACCTGCTGGAAGCGGAACTCATCCGCTCCGTGGAACCGGGCGAGATGGTGGTGGTGGAAGGAACAAGCGTGACCAGCTACAAGATGGACATTCCGCCCCAGCCCACCAAGCACTGCATCTTCGAGCTTATCTACTTTGCGCGGCCCGATTCCACGGTGTTCGGGGAAACGGTATACACCTGCCGCAAGGAAATGGGCCGCCAGATGGCGCTGGAATCGCACGTGGATGCGGATTACGTGATGCCCTTCCCCGATTCCGGCATTTACAGCGCGGTGGGCTATGCCCAGCAGTCCGGGCTGCCCTATGAACACGCCATGATACGCAACCACTATGTGGGGCGCACGTTCATCCAGCCTTCGCAGGATATGCGCGACTTCTCCACGCGGGTAAAGATTAACCCCGTTAAGGAGATGATCAAGGGCAAGCGCATTGTCATTGTGGACGATTCCATCGTGCGGGGCACCACCATACGGTCCCGCGTGAAGAAGCTGCGCGAGCTTGGTGCGCGCGAGATACACTTCCGCGTCAGTTGCCCGCCCATCAGGTTCCCGTGCTTTTATGGCATAGACTTCTCCTCAAAGGGGGAGCTTATCGCCGCGAATCACACCATTGAAGAGATAGAACGCTTCATCGGGCTGGACAGTCTGCACTACATCAGCATCGAAGGGCTGCTCAAGGCCGTGAAGAAGCCGGACCATTACTGCCTTGCCTGCTTCACAGGGGAGTATCCCATCCCCTGCGAGGGTGGCGGGAAGATGTGTACGGAGTGTGGTTGTTAG